In a single window of the Rhodamnia argentea isolate NSW1041297 chromosome 2, ASM2092103v1, whole genome shotgun sequence genome:
- the LOC115739540 gene encoding uncharacterized protein LOC115739540 isoform X3, whose translation MNEAVVESKPQKRKGSISEEDISTLLQRYTATTVLCLLREVAQFQGVKVDWNELVKKTSTGITNAREYQTLWRHLAYRGSLPEKLEDGDEPLDNDSDLEYELEAFPAVSTEASTEAAACVKVLIGSGITSDSSLQNNSTVEAPLTINIPNGQSSRASGSSQPPCHTQGMNITVPVSVQKQPLPAVASTEGMDGNGLASGNNASRKRRKPWSEAEDLELIAAVQKCGEGNWANILKADFKGNRTASQLSQRWAIIRKRHGNMHVGIAHSMGPQLSEAQLAARHAMSLALDMPVKNIRTAGTTANGTFGNSTQSAATAESPFPGNIAGLAHHQPQQISQQRSSPVQSVSIAPKSRVLPKKASPKADMSPDSMGIKAAAVAAGARIATPSDAASLLKAAQAKNAVHIIPSGSLIKPSPIPGGSTTHSRPHPGVNFRSTGVAVTSSHAGSATEKESTSATASIPSALAKAPTISLQKSNISSVVATELPLTREAKDEEKMVDVVPKNMTKEPNKEDGTCALDDAARQVTEDYKVLVQPEVEQGNETPVEKSNMVSTAPAAVSDQVSNAQVAVNDRSAVVSIRAEGGNENCEKNCDNRSLDIPQVDAPGLVSVKHSDEVDGTS comes from the exons ATGAACGAAGCGGTCGTTGAATCGAAGCCCCAGAAGAGGAAGGGCTCCATAAGCGAGGAAGACATCTCCACTCTCTTGCAGAG GTATACAGCAACCACAGTGTTGTGTTTGCTTCGAGAAGTGGCACAGTTTCAGGGTGTGAAGGTAGATTGGAATGAGTTGGTAAAGAAGACGTCGACCGGGATAACTAATGCGAGGGAGTACCAGACGCTGTGGAGGCACTTGGCTTATAGAGGCTCGCTGCCAGAGAAATTGGAGGATGGGGATGAGCCTCTG GACAATGACAGTGACCTAGAATATGAGCTGGAAGCATTTCCTGCAGTGAGCACTGAAGCTTCGACAGAGGCTGCAGCCTGTGTGAAG GTACTAATAGGTTCTGGTATAACAAGTGACTCCAGCCTCCAGAATAACTCAACTGTTGAGGCCCCGTTGACTATAAATATACCAAATGGTCAATCATCTAGAGCTTCCGGAAGTTCCCAACCTCCTTGTCATACACAGGGCATGAATATTACCGTACCGGTTTCTGTCCAGAAACAGCCTCTGCCTGCAGTGGCATCTACTGAAGGCATGGATGGAAATGGGCTAGCAAGTGGCAACAATGCTtctcgaaagagaaggaaacCGTGGTCTGAGGCAGAGGACTTGGAACTCATTGCTGCTGTACAGAAATGTGGTGAAGGGAACTGGGCAAACATATTAAAAGCAGATTTTAAGGGAAATAGGACTGCTTCACAGCTTTCTCAG AGGTGGGCCATTATACGGAAACGGCATGGAAATATGCATGTGGGAATTGCGCATTCAATGGGGCCACAGCTTTCTGAGGCACAACTGGCTGCTCGTCATGCAATGTCTCTAGCCCTTGATATGCCTGTGAAAAATATAAGAACAG CAGGAACAACAGCAAACGGTACCTTTGGTAACTCTACACAGTCTGCTGCCACTGCTGAATCTCCTTTCCCGGGGAACATTGCTGGGCTGGCCCACCATCAACCTCAGCAAATTTCACAGCAAAGATCTTCTCCAGTGCAATCTGTAAGTATTGCACCTAAGTCTAGGGTTCTCCCCAAAAAAGCATCACCGAAGGCTGATATGAGTCCCGATTCTATGGGAATAAAAGCTGCAGCAGTCGCTGCAGGGGCTCGCATTGCAACCCCTTCAGACGCCGCTTCGCTTCTGAAGGCTGCTCAGGCAAAAAATGCAGTACACATAATTCcttccggttctttaataaaaccTTCTCCTATTCCTGGAGGCAGTACCACCCATTCCAGGCCCCATCCTGGTGTAAACTTTAGAAGTACTGGGGTCGCTGTTACATCCAGCCATGCAGGCTCTGCTACTGAGAAAGAATCGACTTCTGCAACCGCCAGCATTCCATCTGCTCTTGCTAAAGCCCCAACTATCTCTTTACAGAAGAGTAATATTTCCTCGGTTGTGGCCACTGAGCTTCCATTGACTCGAGAAGCCaaggatgaagagaagatggttGATGTTGTACCAAAGAATATGACGAAAGAGCCAAACAAAGAAGATGGAACTTGTGCTTTGGATGATGCTGCAAGGCAAGTTACTGAAGATTACAAGGTTCTGGTACAACCAGAAGTAGAGCAAGGAAATGAAACACCAGTTGAGAAGTCTAATATGGTGTCGACTGCACCAGCGGCTGTAAGTGACCAAGTGTCGAATGCACAAGTGGCTGTAAATGATCGAAGTGCTGTGGTGAGTATCCGGGCTGAGGGTGGAAATGAAAATTGCGAGAAGAACTGTGACAACAGAAGTCTGGATATTCCGCAGGTCGATGCGCCAGGCTTGGTATCTGTCAAACATAGTGACGAAGTAGACGGCACAAGCTAG
- the LOC115739540 gene encoding uncharacterized protein LOC115739540 isoform X1, producing the protein MNEAVVESKPQKRKGSISEEDISTLLQRYTATTVLCLLREVAQFQGVKVDWNELVKKTSTGITNAREYQTLWRHLAYRGSLPEKLEDGDEPLDDNDSDLEYELEAFPAVSTEASTEAAACVKVLIGSGITSDSSLQNNSTVEAPLTINIPNGQSSRASGSSQPPCHTQGMNITVPVSVQKQPLPAVASTEGMDGNGLASGNNASRKRRKPWSEAEDLELIAAVQKCGEGNWANILKADFKGNRTASQLSQRWAIIRKRHGNMHVGIAHSMGPQLSEAQLAARHAMSLALDMPVKNIRTAGTTANGTFGNSTQSAATAESPFPGNIAGLAHHQPQQISQQRSSPVQSVSIAPKSRVLPKKASPKADMSPDSMGIKAAAVAAGARIATPSDAASLLKAAQAKNAVHIIPSGSLIKPSPIPGGSTTHSRPHPGVNFRSTGVAVTSSHAGSATEKESTSATASIPSALAKAPTISLQKSNISSVVATELPLTREAKDEEKMVDVVPKNMTKEPNKEDGTCALDDAARQVTEDYKVLVQPEVEQGNETPVEKSNMVSTAPAAVSDQVSNAQVAVNDRSAVVSIRAEGGNENCEKNCDNRSLDIPQVDAPGLVSVKHSDEVDGTS; encoded by the exons ATGAACGAAGCGGTCGTTGAATCGAAGCCCCAGAAGAGGAAGGGCTCCATAAGCGAGGAAGACATCTCCACTCTCTTGCAGAG GTATACAGCAACCACAGTGTTGTGTTTGCTTCGAGAAGTGGCACAGTTTCAGGGTGTGAAGGTAGATTGGAATGAGTTGGTAAAGAAGACGTCGACCGGGATAACTAATGCGAGGGAGTACCAGACGCTGTGGAGGCACTTGGCTTATAGAGGCTCGCTGCCAGAGAAATTGGAGGATGGGGATGAGCCTCTG GAT GACAATGACAGTGACCTAGAATATGAGCTGGAAGCATTTCCTGCAGTGAGCACTGAAGCTTCGACAGAGGCTGCAGCCTGTGTGAAG GTACTAATAGGTTCTGGTATAACAAGTGACTCCAGCCTCCAGAATAACTCAACTGTTGAGGCCCCGTTGACTATAAATATACCAAATGGTCAATCATCTAGAGCTTCCGGAAGTTCCCAACCTCCTTGTCATACACAGGGCATGAATATTACCGTACCGGTTTCTGTCCAGAAACAGCCTCTGCCTGCAGTGGCATCTACTGAAGGCATGGATGGAAATGGGCTAGCAAGTGGCAACAATGCTtctcgaaagagaaggaaacCGTGGTCTGAGGCAGAGGACTTGGAACTCATTGCTGCTGTACAGAAATGTGGTGAAGGGAACTGGGCAAACATATTAAAAGCAGATTTTAAGGGAAATAGGACTGCTTCACAGCTTTCTCAG AGGTGGGCCATTATACGGAAACGGCATGGAAATATGCATGTGGGAATTGCGCATTCAATGGGGCCACAGCTTTCTGAGGCACAACTGGCTGCTCGTCATGCAATGTCTCTAGCCCTTGATATGCCTGTGAAAAATATAAGAACAG CAGGAACAACAGCAAACGGTACCTTTGGTAACTCTACACAGTCTGCTGCCACTGCTGAATCTCCTTTCCCGGGGAACATTGCTGGGCTGGCCCACCATCAACCTCAGCAAATTTCACAGCAAAGATCTTCTCCAGTGCAATCTGTAAGTATTGCACCTAAGTCTAGGGTTCTCCCCAAAAAAGCATCACCGAAGGCTGATATGAGTCCCGATTCTATGGGAATAAAAGCTGCAGCAGTCGCTGCAGGGGCTCGCATTGCAACCCCTTCAGACGCCGCTTCGCTTCTGAAGGCTGCTCAGGCAAAAAATGCAGTACACATAATTCcttccggttctttaataaaaccTTCTCCTATTCCTGGAGGCAGTACCACCCATTCCAGGCCCCATCCTGGTGTAAACTTTAGAAGTACTGGGGTCGCTGTTACATCCAGCCATGCAGGCTCTGCTACTGAGAAAGAATCGACTTCTGCAACCGCCAGCATTCCATCTGCTCTTGCTAAAGCCCCAACTATCTCTTTACAGAAGAGTAATATTTCCTCGGTTGTGGCCACTGAGCTTCCATTGACTCGAGAAGCCaaggatgaagagaagatggttGATGTTGTACCAAAGAATATGACGAAAGAGCCAAACAAAGAAGATGGAACTTGTGCTTTGGATGATGCTGCAAGGCAAGTTACTGAAGATTACAAGGTTCTGGTACAACCAGAAGTAGAGCAAGGAAATGAAACACCAGTTGAGAAGTCTAATATGGTGTCGACTGCACCAGCGGCTGTAAGTGACCAAGTGTCGAATGCACAAGTGGCTGTAAATGATCGAAGTGCTGTGGTGAGTATCCGGGCTGAGGGTGGAAATGAAAATTGCGAGAAGAACTGTGACAACAGAAGTCTGGATATTCCGCAGGTCGATGCGCCAGGCTTGGTATCTGTCAAACATAGTGACGAAGTAGACGGCACAAGCTAG
- the LOC115739540 gene encoding uncharacterized protein LOC115739540 isoform X4, with protein MNEAVVESKPQKRKGSISEEDISTLLQRYTATTVLCLLREVAQFQGVKVDWNELVKKTSTGITNAREYQTLWRHLAYRGSLPEKLEDGDEPLDDNDSDLEYELEAFPAVSTEASTEAAACVKGMNITVPVSVQKQPLPAVASTEGMDGNGLASGNNASRKRRKPWSEAEDLELIAAVQKCGEGNWANILKADFKGNRTASQLSQRWAIIRKRHGNMHVGIAHSMGPQLSEAQLAARHAMSLALDMPVKNIRTAGTTANGTFGNSTQSAATAESPFPGNIAGLAHHQPQQISQQRSSPVQSVSIAPKSRVLPKKASPKADMSPDSMGIKAAAVAAGARIATPSDAASLLKAAQAKNAVHIIPSGSLIKPSPIPGGSTTHSRPHPGVNFRSTGVAVTSSHAGSATEKESTSATASIPSALAKAPTISLQKSNISSVVATELPLTREAKDEEKMVDVVPKNMTKEPNKEDGTCALDDAARQVTEDYKVLVQPEVEQGNETPVEKSNMVSTAPAAVSDQVSNAQVAVNDRSAVVSIRAEGGNENCEKNCDNRSLDIPQVDAPGLVSVKHSDEVDGTS; from the exons ATGAACGAAGCGGTCGTTGAATCGAAGCCCCAGAAGAGGAAGGGCTCCATAAGCGAGGAAGACATCTCCACTCTCTTGCAGAG GTATACAGCAACCACAGTGTTGTGTTTGCTTCGAGAAGTGGCACAGTTTCAGGGTGTGAAGGTAGATTGGAATGAGTTGGTAAAGAAGACGTCGACCGGGATAACTAATGCGAGGGAGTACCAGACGCTGTGGAGGCACTTGGCTTATAGAGGCTCGCTGCCAGAGAAATTGGAGGATGGGGATGAGCCTCTG GAT GACAATGACAGTGACCTAGAATATGAGCTGGAAGCATTTCCTGCAGTGAGCACTGAAGCTTCGACAGAGGCTGCAGCCTGTGTGAAG GGCATGAATATTACCGTACCGGTTTCTGTCCAGAAACAGCCTCTGCCTGCAGTGGCATCTACTGAAGGCATGGATGGAAATGGGCTAGCAAGTGGCAACAATGCTtctcgaaagagaaggaaacCGTGGTCTGAGGCAGAGGACTTGGAACTCATTGCTGCTGTACAGAAATGTGGTGAAGGGAACTGGGCAAACATATTAAAAGCAGATTTTAAGGGAAATAGGACTGCTTCACAGCTTTCTCAG AGGTGGGCCATTATACGGAAACGGCATGGAAATATGCATGTGGGAATTGCGCATTCAATGGGGCCACAGCTTTCTGAGGCACAACTGGCTGCTCGTCATGCAATGTCTCTAGCCCTTGATATGCCTGTGAAAAATATAAGAACAG CAGGAACAACAGCAAACGGTACCTTTGGTAACTCTACACAGTCTGCTGCCACTGCTGAATCTCCTTTCCCGGGGAACATTGCTGGGCTGGCCCACCATCAACCTCAGCAAATTTCACAGCAAAGATCTTCTCCAGTGCAATCTGTAAGTATTGCACCTAAGTCTAGGGTTCTCCCCAAAAAAGCATCACCGAAGGCTGATATGAGTCCCGATTCTATGGGAATAAAAGCTGCAGCAGTCGCTGCAGGGGCTCGCATTGCAACCCCTTCAGACGCCGCTTCGCTTCTGAAGGCTGCTCAGGCAAAAAATGCAGTACACATAATTCcttccggttctttaataaaaccTTCTCCTATTCCTGGAGGCAGTACCACCCATTCCAGGCCCCATCCTGGTGTAAACTTTAGAAGTACTGGGGTCGCTGTTACATCCAGCCATGCAGGCTCTGCTACTGAGAAAGAATCGACTTCTGCAACCGCCAGCATTCCATCTGCTCTTGCTAAAGCCCCAACTATCTCTTTACAGAAGAGTAATATTTCCTCGGTTGTGGCCACTGAGCTTCCATTGACTCGAGAAGCCaaggatgaagagaagatggttGATGTTGTACCAAAGAATATGACGAAAGAGCCAAACAAAGAAGATGGAACTTGTGCTTTGGATGATGCTGCAAGGCAAGTTACTGAAGATTACAAGGTTCTGGTACAACCAGAAGTAGAGCAAGGAAATGAAACACCAGTTGAGAAGTCTAATATGGTGTCGACTGCACCAGCGGCTGTAAGTGACCAAGTGTCGAATGCACAAGTGGCTGTAAATGATCGAAGTGCTGTGGTGAGTATCCGGGCTGAGGGTGGAAATGAAAATTGCGAGAAGAACTGTGACAACAGAAGTCTGGATATTCCGCAGGTCGATGCGCCAGGCTTGGTATCTGTCAAACATAGTGACGAAGTAGACGGCACAAGCTAG
- the LOC115739540 gene encoding uncharacterized protein LOC115739540 isoform X5: MNEAVVESKPQKRKGSISEEDISTLLQRYTATTVLCLLREVAQFQGVKVDWNELVKKTSTGITNAREYQTLWRHLAYRGSLPEKLEDGDEPLDNDSDLEYELEAFPAVSTEASTEAAACVKGMNITVPVSVQKQPLPAVASTEGMDGNGLASGNNASRKRRKPWSEAEDLELIAAVQKCGEGNWANILKADFKGNRTASQLSQRWAIIRKRHGNMHVGIAHSMGPQLSEAQLAARHAMSLALDMPVKNIRTAGTTANGTFGNSTQSAATAESPFPGNIAGLAHHQPQQISQQRSSPVQSVSIAPKSRVLPKKASPKADMSPDSMGIKAAAVAAGARIATPSDAASLLKAAQAKNAVHIIPSGSLIKPSPIPGGSTTHSRPHPGVNFRSTGVAVTSSHAGSATEKESTSATASIPSALAKAPTISLQKSNISSVVATELPLTREAKDEEKMVDVVPKNMTKEPNKEDGTCALDDAARQVTEDYKVLVQPEVEQGNETPVEKSNMVSTAPAAVSDQVSNAQVAVNDRSAVVSIRAEGGNENCEKNCDNRSLDIPQVDAPGLVSVKHSDEVDGTS, encoded by the exons ATGAACGAAGCGGTCGTTGAATCGAAGCCCCAGAAGAGGAAGGGCTCCATAAGCGAGGAAGACATCTCCACTCTCTTGCAGAG GTATACAGCAACCACAGTGTTGTGTTTGCTTCGAGAAGTGGCACAGTTTCAGGGTGTGAAGGTAGATTGGAATGAGTTGGTAAAGAAGACGTCGACCGGGATAACTAATGCGAGGGAGTACCAGACGCTGTGGAGGCACTTGGCTTATAGAGGCTCGCTGCCAGAGAAATTGGAGGATGGGGATGAGCCTCTG GACAATGACAGTGACCTAGAATATGAGCTGGAAGCATTTCCTGCAGTGAGCACTGAAGCTTCGACAGAGGCTGCAGCCTGTGTGAAG GGCATGAATATTACCGTACCGGTTTCTGTCCAGAAACAGCCTCTGCCTGCAGTGGCATCTACTGAAGGCATGGATGGAAATGGGCTAGCAAGTGGCAACAATGCTtctcgaaagagaaggaaacCGTGGTCTGAGGCAGAGGACTTGGAACTCATTGCTGCTGTACAGAAATGTGGTGAAGGGAACTGGGCAAACATATTAAAAGCAGATTTTAAGGGAAATAGGACTGCTTCACAGCTTTCTCAG AGGTGGGCCATTATACGGAAACGGCATGGAAATATGCATGTGGGAATTGCGCATTCAATGGGGCCACAGCTTTCTGAGGCACAACTGGCTGCTCGTCATGCAATGTCTCTAGCCCTTGATATGCCTGTGAAAAATATAAGAACAG CAGGAACAACAGCAAACGGTACCTTTGGTAACTCTACACAGTCTGCTGCCACTGCTGAATCTCCTTTCCCGGGGAACATTGCTGGGCTGGCCCACCATCAACCTCAGCAAATTTCACAGCAAAGATCTTCTCCAGTGCAATCTGTAAGTATTGCACCTAAGTCTAGGGTTCTCCCCAAAAAAGCATCACCGAAGGCTGATATGAGTCCCGATTCTATGGGAATAAAAGCTGCAGCAGTCGCTGCAGGGGCTCGCATTGCAACCCCTTCAGACGCCGCTTCGCTTCTGAAGGCTGCTCAGGCAAAAAATGCAGTACACATAATTCcttccggttctttaataaaaccTTCTCCTATTCCTGGAGGCAGTACCACCCATTCCAGGCCCCATCCTGGTGTAAACTTTAGAAGTACTGGGGTCGCTGTTACATCCAGCCATGCAGGCTCTGCTACTGAGAAAGAATCGACTTCTGCAACCGCCAGCATTCCATCTGCTCTTGCTAAAGCCCCAACTATCTCTTTACAGAAGAGTAATATTTCCTCGGTTGTGGCCACTGAGCTTCCATTGACTCGAGAAGCCaaggatgaagagaagatggttGATGTTGTACCAAAGAATATGACGAAAGAGCCAAACAAAGAAGATGGAACTTGTGCTTTGGATGATGCTGCAAGGCAAGTTACTGAAGATTACAAGGTTCTGGTACAACCAGAAGTAGAGCAAGGAAATGAAACACCAGTTGAGAAGTCTAATATGGTGTCGACTGCACCAGCGGCTGTAAGTGACCAAGTGTCGAATGCACAAGTGGCTGTAAATGATCGAAGTGCTGTGGTGAGTATCCGGGCTGAGGGTGGAAATGAAAATTGCGAGAAGAACTGTGACAACAGAAGTCTGGATATTCCGCAGGTCGATGCGCCAGGCTTGGTATCTGTCAAACATAGTGACGAAGTAGACGGCACAAGCTAG
- the LOC115739540 gene encoding uncharacterized protein LOC115739540 isoform X2 produces MNEAVVESKPQKRKGSISEEDISTLLQRYTATTVLCLLREVAQFQGVKVDWNELVKKTSTGITNAREYQTLWRHLAYRGSLPEKLEDGDEPLDDNDSDLEYELEAFPAVSTEASTEAAACVKVLIGSGITSDSSLQNNSTVEAPLTINIPNGQSSRASGSSQPPCHTQGMNITVPVSVQKQPLPAVASTEGMDGNGLASGNNASRKRRKPWSEAEDLELIAAVQKCGEGNWANILKADFKGNRTASQLSQRWAIIRKRHGNMHVGIAHSMGPQLSEAQLAARHAMSLALDMPVKNIRTGTTANGTFGNSTQSAATAESPFPGNIAGLAHHQPQQISQQRSSPVQSVSIAPKSRVLPKKASPKADMSPDSMGIKAAAVAAGARIATPSDAASLLKAAQAKNAVHIIPSGSLIKPSPIPGGSTTHSRPHPGVNFRSTGVAVTSSHAGSATEKESTSATASIPSALAKAPTISLQKSNISSVVATELPLTREAKDEEKMVDVVPKNMTKEPNKEDGTCALDDAARQVTEDYKVLVQPEVEQGNETPVEKSNMVSTAPAAVSDQVSNAQVAVNDRSAVVSIRAEGGNENCEKNCDNRSLDIPQVDAPGLVSVKHSDEVDGTS; encoded by the exons ATGAACGAAGCGGTCGTTGAATCGAAGCCCCAGAAGAGGAAGGGCTCCATAAGCGAGGAAGACATCTCCACTCTCTTGCAGAG GTATACAGCAACCACAGTGTTGTGTTTGCTTCGAGAAGTGGCACAGTTTCAGGGTGTGAAGGTAGATTGGAATGAGTTGGTAAAGAAGACGTCGACCGGGATAACTAATGCGAGGGAGTACCAGACGCTGTGGAGGCACTTGGCTTATAGAGGCTCGCTGCCAGAGAAATTGGAGGATGGGGATGAGCCTCTG GAT GACAATGACAGTGACCTAGAATATGAGCTGGAAGCATTTCCTGCAGTGAGCACTGAAGCTTCGACAGAGGCTGCAGCCTGTGTGAAG GTACTAATAGGTTCTGGTATAACAAGTGACTCCAGCCTCCAGAATAACTCAACTGTTGAGGCCCCGTTGACTATAAATATACCAAATGGTCAATCATCTAGAGCTTCCGGAAGTTCCCAACCTCCTTGTCATACACAGGGCATGAATATTACCGTACCGGTTTCTGTCCAGAAACAGCCTCTGCCTGCAGTGGCATCTACTGAAGGCATGGATGGAAATGGGCTAGCAAGTGGCAACAATGCTtctcgaaagagaaggaaacCGTGGTCTGAGGCAGAGGACTTGGAACTCATTGCTGCTGTACAGAAATGTGGTGAAGGGAACTGGGCAAACATATTAAAAGCAGATTTTAAGGGAAATAGGACTGCTTCACAGCTTTCTCAG AGGTGGGCCATTATACGGAAACGGCATGGAAATATGCATGTGGGAATTGCGCATTCAATGGGGCCACAGCTTTCTGAGGCACAACTGGCTGCTCGTCATGCAATGTCTCTAGCCCTTGATATGCCTGTGAAAAATATAAGAACAG GAACAACAGCAAACGGTACCTTTGGTAACTCTACACAGTCTGCTGCCACTGCTGAATCTCCTTTCCCGGGGAACATTGCTGGGCTGGCCCACCATCAACCTCAGCAAATTTCACAGCAAAGATCTTCTCCAGTGCAATCTGTAAGTATTGCACCTAAGTCTAGGGTTCTCCCCAAAAAAGCATCACCGAAGGCTGATATGAGTCCCGATTCTATGGGAATAAAAGCTGCAGCAGTCGCTGCAGGGGCTCGCATTGCAACCCCTTCAGACGCCGCTTCGCTTCTGAAGGCTGCTCAGGCAAAAAATGCAGTACACATAATTCcttccggttctttaataaaaccTTCTCCTATTCCTGGAGGCAGTACCACCCATTCCAGGCCCCATCCTGGTGTAAACTTTAGAAGTACTGGGGTCGCTGTTACATCCAGCCATGCAGGCTCTGCTACTGAGAAAGAATCGACTTCTGCAACCGCCAGCATTCCATCTGCTCTTGCTAAAGCCCCAACTATCTCTTTACAGAAGAGTAATATTTCCTCGGTTGTGGCCACTGAGCTTCCATTGACTCGAGAAGCCaaggatgaagagaagatggttGATGTTGTACCAAAGAATATGACGAAAGAGCCAAACAAAGAAGATGGAACTTGTGCTTTGGATGATGCTGCAAGGCAAGTTACTGAAGATTACAAGGTTCTGGTACAACCAGAAGTAGAGCAAGGAAATGAAACACCAGTTGAGAAGTCTAATATGGTGTCGACTGCACCAGCGGCTGTAAGTGACCAAGTGTCGAATGCACAAGTGGCTGTAAATGATCGAAGTGCTGTGGTGAGTATCCGGGCTGAGGGTGGAAATGAAAATTGCGAGAAGAACTGTGACAACAGAAGTCTGGATATTCCGCAGGTCGATGCGCCAGGCTTGGTATCTGTCAAACATAGTGACGAAGTAGACGGCACAAGCTAG